The DNA sequence TGAATATCCGAAAAggaaacggaaaaaaaaaaatattccaaataacTCGCTAATCGGTTCAAACAAAACCGAAATTGTTCTGAGTTTAATCTAATATATTGcataaaacctaaaaataaataaataaaataaaaacagcaaTACTATCAAACTCCAAAATCCTCACCTTTACCGGCGGAGAGAGAAGATGTGAGACAGCCAGGAGAGAGGCAACGAACAACTAGGGTTTTTTCTGTGTAGGTTTATAAAGGTGAAAATCTATTTCGGCTAATCAGTTTATTAAAGCCCATTTGATTTGGGTTTCACAATAGGAACAAATTATGTTTTGGGTTGATTGAACCCAATAGTAGAATCATTCAAACGCCCTGTCCACTGGATCCGAGCCCATTCTTAAGGCCTTGGGCTTTTAAATCCCTCTTGGCCAATgaagtaattaaatataattaataatgatagaTAAGTTAATCTAAAACGTATTAAAAAacttatcaattaaaaattattagaattaccaaatttttttaaccaaaatttaaattCGAATGGAGATGCATTTGTTTTGTTAAGTTCACTCGTTAAATGTATCAACCAATCGAAGCATTGTTATAACATTTtacatcaaaattaaatttaattattgtacTAATAcgccttctttttttcttttttccttttataaaagTCCTTTAAAAAATGAGTCTACTGATTTCACAAGGTTCTATAGCCTGAACCTtcctactatatatatttaagaaaaataataatttataattagcaCCTTCCACAAAAGTGaaaggaaaccaaaaaaaaaaaaaatgcaattatagGAATTGAATTTGTCAACCAGAAGAGCAACGTTCTCTAGTATATGTTTCCCACTAGCATTACTTTTGAACATGTACCTAAGAGTGGGCAAAAACAGACCTGACCCGACAAATCCGACCAAACCGAAGAATTTGAGTTGGTTTGGGTTAGTTTTTATTGTTCAGTCGGTTTGGGTCgggttatacatataaaaatgttagattttcggttcgggttacgggtTGGAAGGAATTTTAACCCACCCAACCCGAACCGAACCGTTTCATACCCAAAAAgccattttgcaaaaattattttcattaaattatttctatgaaatttgTAAGCCATTGATCTCTCACCATCTAATTACTACCGTTGGATTTCAAGATGAAAACACAATACACAAATgtggaagaaaacaatatttaaattaatttttatttttatggattattagtttatttaattataagtttattttaaaattttagatttcaaatatgggttgtattttattttgtagctaataatggttgtagacttgttatatactttatttgttgatgtatGGTTTATAATTGGGTGGTGGTAGTTGTAGATTTGTATTATAGTTGTATGATTAtgtgttgtattatttaatatgtttgatgcttaataattaacttatttggtatttttgtttaggtggatggatgtatgttaaaattatttaatttaaagaataatttgaaaagaatatctaatttaaaatatagattgatgattaaaaaggcctacaaatttttttatacaattttggtccaaaaaataccaaattcgaaatatatatatatatacaatttgggcCGAGGCCCAACACGAAGCCCAGACCAACCCAACCGgcaaacccaacccaaaccgatcaagtatggtcggttcggttcggttcggtttttgTATTGGGTTCGATTCGGTTCGGTTATGTAACCAACTCAAACCGAATTGATCGGTTAGGTTTAAAAAAACCTcaaaaaccgaaccaatccgcACCGAGTCCACCCCTACATGTACCATATACTCTTTATGCAAAGTAATTCACCCTTATATTACTATGATTTATAAGGCAAAATTAACAAAGACTTATAATGTAATAAGTGATTTTCCCTTGAActgctatttattattattattattattttcaaaaaaagtgACATCCGAGTATGACACAAACTATTGAAATAATGCACACTGATGAAATAATGTTACATTGAACATTTGGATCCATTTCAAGGCACAAAACGCGCTTAATTGCCATAGAAAGCGACAACAATGTTGCCAGTGCTACAAAATTCATCGTCTTTGCTTTCACACCCATCTATTTGGGCCATGGAATTTGAGCTTTTCTGTTGTAGGTAGGATTATCAAAATGCCACTTTCTTAAGAGCTTTTCCTTCACTATTAaccacacccaaaaaaaaaaaaaatttttctttcactttcatATATGCTGTCCACTCACtggcttttattttaatttttttgtccaaTTCCTATCATCATCTTTAgccatttatctttttttttttattttttatttttttaccaaaagaaaaaatgtccAAAAATTCCCAATAAAGTCAAAAGCCCTAATTAGTGGGTGTCCATAAAGCAATTGACATTCTTACAAAATAAGCAAAGCCGGTTCAAGTAAAGTCAAGTGGTACTTCATGTAAATAACCAGAAAACCGATGGCATTTAAAAACAAACTAGGACATATATCCCAGACTTGCCTTCATTCTCATCTTCTCCAAACCTGTGGTAAGACACGGACTCAAAAAAAATGGGACGCTCAAGTTTTTGTTGTTCCCTTGCGATTTGTGCCATCTTGGCCGTCCATTTCTCACTAGCCTCATCATCAGCCCTTGATTTCGGCGTGGACCTGGACCATCATCAGCTCGCCTGGGTTTCAACGAGATCGGGATGCAGTGGATCGATGGCAGAGTGCCTCATAGCTGGGGATGACGACCTGGAGATGGCAATGGACTCTGAGACCAACCGGCGCATTTTAGCGGCGAGGCGTTATATTAGCTACGGTGCGCTGAGGAGGAACACTGTGCCTTGTTCACGCCGAGGTGCTTCTTACTACAATTGCCGACCTGGGGCTCAGGCCAATCCCTACTCTCGCGGTTGCAGTGCCATTACTCGCTGCAGACGCTaactttgttattattattatttttttaatttttatatatgtatctgCCTGATTGAAGATTGTGGTGttatatacattattattattaagaaagAGATTTGAATAAGTATCAAGAAAATTTGATGTTTTATATTGTAATTTGCAATTTTACTATATACccatttattcatttatctttttttatgattatgtgTTTAATTCTGTGtatttaatattatcattttcctCTTGCTATGATTTATCTCCAGTTtctgtatttttgtatttttatttttctgtatttgaAATGGGAATTGTTGATGTGCATAAATATCTTATATTTGAGATGGTTCTTTGGGCTTTCAAATTCTAGGTGTAAAATTTGTATtgatgaatatttatttatttattttcttgctttTGTTAAATTCTAGAGCCCTGTTTTTGGGCTGTAAAGCCACTTTCCTAAGCTGTCTTCTGAAATTGTAGGGATGAGATTTTGAGGTATCTAAGGAGAAATGAGTCATTGCAAACCACAAccgtcttcttttttttttttttttttttttttttttttttttttttttttgaaaataaagacaaacgaaaagcagatacaaagagcgTGATAGATGGAAAAGCTAACAAAAAAAGAGGGACCAAATAATGCCAAATGCCTAAATTTTGTTGTTGTCcagatattattttaattttggtgaaaacccaatttttattttagatttatatAATGGGTGTCTAAAATTGTGGTAGGTATAATTGAAAATGCCAAATTTCAGTCCAGGAATTTACGGAAATGCTTTAGATCCAGTAAGCCAAGACTAATGCCAAACCAGAATCCAGCGCATTCCCTATTGGCaacaatttttatatgataaaaatatacaattaaaatctaaaccgacattttttattttttattttttatttttttgggtgaatgcgACCCACATGAATTATGAACATGCAATGCACTAAAATGAATGAATATGATATTCACCATCATGGCATCTAGCTTTTTCTGAGACCATATATCCATGTCCCATTAgcatctaataaaaataaatatcaaatatgtCAAGGACCACCTACAACGTGGAAGGGCCATAgcataatttttcttcttttttgttttgattttgtttttataactTAAAAAACACGTTATATCATAATCGACTGGTTACATAAAACACATCATATTAATTGACTAGTTACATAGGATGAAGCTTGTAGTTGAAAGCTTGTAGTTGAAATGAAGTTGTCATGGAATGAATTGTCATTATGCATAGCAATACattaaaaaatgagaaaaaaataaataaatgaaaacatcATGGAACTTGAGCAATGCGGCCGGCGGAAACAACGGTTTACATTTTTAAGATCTATAGAAGGACCAAAAATTTCCAATATACGGGAAACGAAAAACATCAAATTTATCAGGTAAAGAGAAACATATTTCACATTGTTTAAAAATCCATTACATCCAaaaaagatacatatatatatatatatatatgttctcaGAATTGATAATTGTGTATTTCATTCCCATTCCaaagccaaaaagtaaataCAGGTATACTCAGATATTTTGGAAAACCAATTGATTTCAATCAAGTGTGTGCCACCGACAATCTTATGCTGAATCATCTGCTACCTTTGGGGCCGGAGGGGGTGGGGAGCCCTCTACTCCCATCTCGGTCCTGAGATCATTGATGCTCTGCTCTAATTCATCTATCCTGTTGCCCATCTCATCAAGTACATTTTGGTCAAGGAGAAAAAATAAGGCACTTGAAATTGAAAACCACGCCATTTTGGAGGAAAAATACAGTACTAAAATTTCCTTCCTCAAGCTTACCAAGGAAACAAAACTTTCATTTTCATTCCCACATCATTAGATGGCGCAAATCCATAGGTAGAACATAGGTTCCATCCTtgcaaattatatttcaaaatataatataataaaagacaAAGGCAATATATGACCAAAgtaaatatataacatatttcTGTCATGCTTTCCACCAAGCCAAATCTAACCTCATTAATAAAGCCCTCGCATGGCCACAATCTGTATTGGGAAAATCCATAAAAGATGAAATAGCATGGCAATTGGATAACACAAATTTCACAGTGTTACTAAGGATGTTGAACTACCCAATACCAGACAAGCTAGAAGCAACAATGTAAAACCAAACAGACTATATTCTAATGCTATATCAAGGGCCAATTGACTGATTTTGTCCtgctaatataaaaaaagaaaaataattggcataagataaacatataaatttgaACTCAATAAGAAAATATGGAGAAGGATATTCTTTGTAATGATGGAATCAGACATTGTCTGGAACCTGGATTGCTGCACaaggttcaaaaaaaaaaaaaaaaaaaggcttcatTCTTAAGACATCTAACCCCATTGAAAAGTGTCAGCGATTACAAGAAGAACACCTCATATTAAAAACTCACCATCTGTTGAAGAAGATTTTGTACCTGCAAAAAGCACAATGTATTAAGGCCAGATTTCAATTgtttccacccaaaaaaaaaaaaaaaaaaaaaaaaaaaaaaaaaaagggaaaaaaagatgaAGGTGAAGACTAAGAAGACCAAAACATgatccccccccccccggggCCCGCCTGCAGTGTTCAGTGTTATAAATGTTCACGGAATGGTTATCaccaaaatcataaaatctaGATAGCTACTAAAACAATACATAGTTAAACCGTATACTTGAGAACCTCAAAATGCTGCATATCCTTATGCTGATAATTAAtgtaattcaaataaaataacctTTTAtcgaaaaataaatcaataaatttacAGAAACTCACAAAAGCTGTCATGTCAGCAGTGCTCTGTTTTGTGTCTTCTGTATCATGTCCATCCTGCCAAACAGCAACAAGTGAGAAAACTCGCTAAGATGTGATCAGAGGATCACTACTATGAATTCAGAAAACAATGATATTACAATTAGAACTCATCTTCAGATTGATTATTCTGAACCCAGTAACTTGAATTGTACTAACTTGTATTTATGAGCTAAGGGGCTACAAAATGGCCATGCAATCAAAAGGGTAGGCCTTTTACCAATTAAAATGCAAGCTAGTAACAAGGATTATACTAACTATATTTTTTGAGCTGAAAGGAAACAAATGACCACCCTGCCACAGGTTTATTGTTTCAAATAAAGCTTGTCCATACCACATAGAATGAACATTAGTAATCCCTCATGTGAGTAAATGATAGTTACCCAACCTATACTGTATCTGAAATACATTAGTTTGAACCCAGCCTAACAAAGTCCTTCCCAAgttcaatgaaaattttcttcaaCCTTGCCATATTAGAgcaaagcaaaagtaaataccATAATTACTTTGCCATTTTCTGGTCGGCTAAACTGATCAAAGATCAATTTTGACCATTAGAGATCTCTAGCCAAGGTTTTGAAAGCGGGACAGCATTGAGTTTCAACAAACagttaaatatttcattttcttcgATATTCTCGAATTTCTCAGCAATCAAACAGAAAACTCCATACTtctaaataaccaataaaacaacATGCAATGAAACCGACGATTCAAACTCGAACCAAAATTAAGCATGAGCTTCTAAACAAGTGAAACTCTGGAAATATAAAAGGAGATCGAACCCAATATCACAAGGAGGAATCAGATCGAATATAGATTAGACAAAAACCCTAATTGCAAACTGAATATGTGATAATTTattaaggaaacaaaaataaataaataaataaaatgtggaaatttgatgaaaaagcAAACAAATTACAATTACCATGTTGGAGCTGTTTCTGCTAGACAAAGCTTGAAAACTCGATTAATGGCGGTATAGAGTGTGAATGAAAGGAGTGTGGCGGGCtttagaaaattttggagatcaAGGTGGTGGGAAGAGTAATAACGAAGTTGCGAAATGGAATTCACACAATTACGAGTTTGTCCCTGGTCTTTATGAAAAATGGTGGTAATTATTTCAAATCATGATAAAGGTGtgacaatatattaaattacaGAAAGGGAAAAGAAATGGGGGACAATATCAATTAACAAATAAGgtatgattattttattcatttgcaTTTTAGTGAGTCTATACAtgagtgaagaaaaaaaaaatttatatatatatatatatattaattgtataTACTTTGCATTTGTTTTCAAAGAATTGAGATATTATCATATCaacaattatttataaaataaaattgttatatagTGTAAATagacatagaaaaaaaaaagcaatattttaatctttttatgtaaatataaactattaattacaaaaaaaaaaaaaaaaaaccaaataggaGATTGAACATTGTAAAGAGAATGATATATTTAGCAACCATCAAGTTTAAAAAGCACAAAactataaaatgaaataaaaacaagGGTCTATAAGCACTTCATCAAATCTAAGAccacaaatgcaataaaaacaaGAGTCTATAAGCACTCTATCAAATCCACAAACACCCTTTTTAGCAAAACTCCTATATTTTATGTCACCTAAAAGATGCATTTCCTCCTATATTTGCTCCGTAACGTTCATTCCCATCCCCTACTAGTATTTCCTTGCAAAATTCTCCATTcccttttaccctttttttttttttttccccaaactctctcaaaccaaaaaaaaatcaatgcaaCTTTCCACCAAACCAAACACAATGACCTACAAACGAGAAGACAAAAGAGCCAAAGCCAAAAGGGCATTGAGGTCCCTAGCCATTGCGGTGGCAGTGCCATTTTCCTTGACCATGGTCACAGTCATTTTATTCGGCTCGGGCCATAACTACCGAGCCGTTCACAAGCCATTTTGGTTCCCACCCCTTTGGTTCATTCACTTAGCTTCCCTGGGTTCATCCTTTCTTATGGGTTTCTCGGCTTGGCTTTTTTGGGCCGATGGGGGTTTCCATACCCAATCCAATGCGCTGTTGTTTTACATTGCTCAAACTTTTCTCAGTATAATTTGGGACCCTCTTGTGCTTGTGGTAGGGGCTGTTTGGCTTGGATGGTTTTTCTCGGTTGTACATTTTGGAAGTCTCTTTGCATGTTACCGAAGCTTTAGACGTGTGAATCCTTTTGCTAAGGATCTTACCAAGCCGTGCTTGGCATGGGTGGCTTATTTCACCGTTGTTAATTATAAGCTTACTAGTCTTTTATTCtgaaaatatgtttatttttattggattttaGGTTTAAGCAATGTTTGTGTTTCGGGTACATATGAATCCCTTTATTCTCAGGGGAATTATGAGCTAGAGAAGCCAAGCTGcaagaattttcttttctttttaaaattttttgtgtgGATATGTAAGCTAAAAGGAGTGCACTtgttcatacttttttttttttaatgtaaatattcgatgtatatctatatatattttttgtgatttttgttATGTCAAAATTTGTTATCTATTGattttccaaaaaccaaaagagagaaaaaaaagaaaaaaagagaagttGTTATGCAGTGATAATTGAGCTTTTATATTAAGATTGATTTTCAAATGCATGTTAATATGAAAAAGAATGCCAAATAGagacaataataattttattttttttatttttattaaagagATAATAATAAGTTGCCTAAATGATTGCTGATGCTCAaaagttttgtttatttaaaaaaaaaataaaattggaatctAATTTTTAATGTACACACCCACGAAACAGCCTAACTAGGTGATAAAACCACTAATTTCTCTAACAAATAACTAGAATTTTTGGTGGAAACCAGTGTATCCAAACACACTTTTTGGGATGGGACCGTTCCTCCCTCGGGCCTCGGCTTGGCCtttactaaaaattaaaagatctgTTTAATTCTGTAGAGTGTGTCctaacttatttatatatatatatatatatccgttACAAAATTAAGATTGGAAAGTATACGATCCAAATTTCGTGCCAACACCTTTTCACCAAAATGTAAACTttccaaatttaattttctctatatatgcatatataaccTTTACTTCCCTTACTCCCCCATCTCTGAAATCCCATATGGCTTCTCAAAATTGCCAACGGCGGTTCAAGGACATGACCAACCAAGAACCCGGCAAAGATAACAAAACCAGCAGTGATAGCCCCAGGTCTCCATGGAAACTTGCTGTTTCGGTTGCAATGCCTTTGTTCATAACCATGACCATGGTCTTATTGTTCGGCTCGGGCAAAAAGTACAGGGTCTTAGCCACAATCTTCTGGTTACCACCCCTTTGGTTCATACACCTAGCCTCATTGGGTTCCTCTTTTCTAATGGGCCTTGCGGCTTGGCTGGTTTGGTCCGATGGTGGGTTCGATTCAGAGTCGCATGCCTTGCCTCTCTATGTTGCTCAGATTTCATTGAGCATGGTTTGGAATCCTTTGGTTCTTGTAATTGGGGTTGCTTGGCTTGGGTTTGTTTTCTGTGTGATTCAATTTGGCACTCTTTTTGCttgttatttttactttaaacGTGTTAGTCCTTCTGCTGAATATCTTATAAGGCCTTGTTTAACATGGGTCGCTTATCTTACCTTTGTTACTTGTCAGCTTATAGCTTacctttgaaattaatttttgagtaCTAGTTTTGCAGACTATTTTGCATCTCATAGGTTGTATCAAAACTTCAATTACCAATTacatattatcaataaaatgttgattttattctatttcattTGTGTTCCTTGAGGTCGAATTATATACaagtttatgtttttaaaaattattattgataatatattcTGTATTATGCATTTCATGGGGTCGAAAACGCATATATGAAGctataagaaatttaaaaagtatttatttgattcttttattatctaacatatttaattgttttgttttgaaagtttagtttctatgaaaattttggcttttttttttttttgcggctaattttttttttttttttagtaatatggGTAATTAAGGTAAAATATATAACCCCGTTAGAGGAAATGTACAGTAAAAAGTGTTCTTATAAatatccgtatatatatatgtatatttatcaaaattaacaaTCAACTTTTAAGATTtacattatgaaaaaaatagataaacagAAAGCAAAATTAGAATATCAAACTACTGCtactaaattatttatcaagCATACAATTACTTACTAAcagaatgaataaaaaaataataaaaaaatgaagttgtTACAACCAAAAATGACAACTaaaatgtcccaaaaaaaagttttctaagTCACATTATAAGTGCATCTTCTAGGTTACTTCAAACAGATCTGTTAGACTATATGGATATGTCTTTAATAAAGCATGATTTTCTCTTTAAATAAAGGAAAACGAATTTTCTCCAGAAGGTGAAGAAGTACCCAGGCTgcagaattttaaatttacaagCAGATTAGACTGGAATTTTATGTGTGGCAAAGATCCTTTAGAAAGGGGCTAAGAGTAAGAGCAATTGGGTTGGAGCCACGTGTATAAAAGCCAGATGGTCAAACTCAAAACTCTagctttttttttgtcttcattCCGTAACGCTTATTAGAACTGGGGTGGAAGATGTTAGATGTTAGATGTGAACGTCAACGTGACGTCGTTGCATGTAAGGCAAAGCAAGCCATGTGGCTTGAATAAATTCAATCCCTCTCTCTCTCGATACAGCTCGCATCCAACACATGCTTTGCTTTTCTTCACTAATTTCCCGTGATGTAACATCCTccatataacataaaaatatacgGAGTGATTGACTTTtacttggaaaaataaaataaagtttcaaagtaaaattaataaaataaggaaacgattaattactatattattagtttgaaatttttttttctgaaattgaaattaatggTTCGCTTTTTGAGTTATGAATAATAGTAAGAAACTAATCGAT is a window from the Ziziphus jujuba cultivar Dongzao chromosome 11, ASM3175591v1 genome containing:
- the LOC107433227 gene encoding heat shock factor-binding protein, encoding MDGHDTEDTKQSTADMTAFVQNLLQQMQSRFQTMSDSIITKIDEMGNRIDELEQSINDLRTEMGVEGSPPPPAPKVADDSA
- the LOC107433209 gene encoding protein RALF-like 33 → MGRSSFCCSLAICAILAVHFSLASSSALDFGVDLDHHQLAWVSTRSGCSGSMAECLIAGDDDLEMAMDSETNRRILAARRYISYGALRRNTVPCSRRGASYYNCRPGAQANPYSRGCSAITRCRR
- the LOC107433177 gene encoding translocator protein homolog, whose protein sequence is MASQNCQRRFKDMTNQEPGKDNKTSSDSPRSPWKLAVSVAMPLFITMTMVLLFGSGKKYRVLATIFWLPPLWFIHLASLGSSFLMGLAAWLVWSDGGFDSESHALPLYVAQISLSMVWNPLVLVIGVAWLGFVFCVIQFGTLFACYFYFKRVSPSAEYLIRPCLTWVAYLTFVTCQLIAYL